Within Hyla sarda isolate aHylSar1 chromosome 7, aHylSar1.hap1, whole genome shotgun sequence, the genomic segment ggccctttaatttttggatgttgagcaatagctaaatacatgcttaatgcaaatttcaacattgatctttacatgtaagaggttatgaaacccttttgggtactgcaaatggctgctcctggctcatcctgtgtcttgcaGGAACTAcgtgcctcactgacgcttctggtcttgggccttaaatttttggatgtttagcagtagctaaatacatgcttaatgcaaatttaaacattgatctttagtgaaggggttatgaaaccctcttagggtactgcgaatgcctgctcctggctcatccggtgtcttgcaggaactacttttctcactgatgcttctggccttgggccttacatttttggaagttttgcagtagctaatgcatgcttaatgctaatttcaacaatgatctttaaattctcggcactaTGCCAGGGCCATCGCCTACCCCGCTTGAGCTGATCCgagcacctcactaaaccatccaatcgtacttgtcggtgaaggatagacacacgctggtccatttagtgtagcgcgcgtgcagctccggacatctgagggcatcacacacctgttattgcttgatctcgcgtttcatcgtgcaatgtaaggggttatgaaagcctcttgggtactgctgatgcctactcctgactgctcctgtgtctttaagGAACTGCTTGccatcatgatgcttctgggcttgggcctttaattttatgaTTTGTGAAATAGATATATACATGCTTACTTAAAagttcaacatttatggtgcaatgtatggggttattaaaccctcttgagtactgtttttttttcaaattttctgataattttctcagtaataaacttgaattttccagaataataaccattacaccattgaacgcttgttgtgtgcgattttttaattaaaattgtcaaaaataatacggagatggatgaactctgcttctttatttaagaaaacattactttagagaagaatgtcttttggtggtccaccgtcctgcattatagagtcttctggactcttggatatgcgcttgttcttaaacaaaggtcaaggcaatggagatgttgcgcctacatctcacagccacatgagccctgtgggggcttgttggatttggtccttcgtacccacacgctggggtctgggcccctcaaagtttgatttaaatttcaaataaaaaaaatcagacatttcaatgctctcctcatgcatcagccaactctaggctgtgtcattcaggcaatatatggtttactgatgccgctgtggggcctgggtctgggaatttcaaattttctcataggtagcacccgctatccaaaatcttttaaaaaaaattctaaaattgttgtgttttttgggggggattgtgaggccctggtgtgtactcatgcatcagccaactccaggctgtgtcattcagacaatatatggtttactgatgccgctgtggggactgggtctgggaatttcaaattttcttataggtagcacccgctatccaaaagtcttatTCATACATTTCTACAACTGTTGTGTTTTTTGTGGGCAATTGTGAATGCCTGGTCTGTACtcatgcattagccaactccaagctgtgtcattcaggcaatatatggtttactgatgccgctgctgggcctgggtctgggaatttcaaattttctcataggtagcacccgctatccaaaatctttaaaaaaaaaatctaaaattgttgtgttttttgggggggtttgtgaagccctgctgtgtactcgtgcatcagttaactccaggctgtgtcattcaggcaatatatggtttactgatgttgctgtgggggcttgttggatttggtcctttgtatccacacgatggggtccgggccagacatttcaatgatctcctcatgcatcagccagctccacgctgtaccattcagccactatatggtctcctcatgctgccaacgcctccacgctgtgattcagtcactatatggtctcctgacactgatgccaccactaggctctgtcattgtgctgctgttcagcagtgattctaaaagtgatgccggtaatctgcatgttattctgagtaacagtattatttcactaccccagcacactccatatgcgttttagaacacagcaaagtgttctatacccctattgaggctgtatgtaggctagaaatagccgttttttaatatagataaaattcggatcaaaacaaactttttctgaaaatttggcaaatctgttgaatcaaatttttcaaaagttcgctcatctctaataataataataataactaaataaaaaacgTAAACTCCTCCATAATCCAAAGTTACTCCTCTCTGGCAGGAAGTAATATGTGAATTGCAAATATGCAAACACTCAATGGATACCATTTTCTACCAGAACTGGTCTGTTCCAATGGAAATCAGAGCAGAAGACAACTTTTTGTCCAGCAGGATCAGTCAATGGCTGGACATTTTTGCTGGTCATAAATCTATAGTAGCTTTGGGGTTGTAGGTCTCGCCTGCTCTGCTAGTGTACAAACCTAGAGACTAGTCATGTATTGGGTTTGAGTGTCCAACCAGTTGTCCAATCTACAACAACTATGAACAACACTTCAAAAATAAATTCTTATCATGAGAACTTTGTCATTAAGACCATTTGGAGTTTTGGGCAGATGTCCATATATCAACCTCGAACCAATTATATTTGTTGTATTTCTTTTAATTCAAGCCAGGTCTCCTTGGACCTGTTCCCACCAGGTCCCAGTGAACATATAAATAGGTAACATGCCGAAGACCAAGCACAACACGACCTAAGCACCAACCATGAAGTTTCTCGTAGTAGCAGTCCTACTTGGAGTGGCAGGTAAGAATTTATTGAACCTCTTCAGCCCCAATGCAAAAACTCTAGAAGGGCCCCCCTAACATTTGCCATTTATAATACAGGTGTCTTCTTATTTGTTTTTGGGTCTCAGGCACCAGGGCTTTGGTGCAACTGCTACTTCTACACCCCCtatacctgtggacctccagatgatgcaaataTATAACttgcagcatgcctagacagctggaggttcacatagACCACCGATCTATAGATCATAGTttatgtaaaaaacaaacaaaacaattaaccttttcttcttcctcctcctttctcTTCTTCTCTAACACAGCCGCCTTCGATGACGATGACAAAATCGTCGGAGGGTACACCTGCGCCAAAAACTCCATCCCTTACCAGGCCTCTCTGAACTCCGGATACCATTTCTGTGGCGGGACCCTGATCAACAACTTATGGGTGGTCTCTGCTGCTCACTGCTACAAGTCGTAAGTACTGATATCTTTTGTTTGCATAATATGAGAATTATAAATATTTTATGTGTGATATACCTGAAAAAGAATATTATCTATATGGGCGGCAGTGGGACAAACAtcaccagggctggtgcaaggatttttgtcaccctaggcaaaagctagttttgctgcccccttgactCCGCCGTTTGACATGCCCCGCCTtgctacttgggtgacacactgtaacaaacctcctcctcaagctGCTGGCTGAGTGAGTGGTTTGGATGCTAGTTTTCTAACTTTTTTGCAGTGGgcacagcagcgccccccatcaagagggcacccTAGGCAGCTGccgattttgcctataggcagcgcTGGCCCTGAACATTGCCCACAGCAATGATTTCAGAagatatttctttctttcttgatAGCTATTTGAtggacaatttatttatttagttgttCCTATTAATATGGGAATTAAATacttataagtaaaaaaaatgtatgtgaaggcaatttttttatattttatattaaaggggttctccaccataaggtgattttagtacgtacttgcagacagtaatggacatgcttaggaaggatccgcgcttgtcttgggcctaaatggctatgttgtgagattatcataacactgtggctatttttttgtgaactggtatttcctgtttgactttttcttcttttgcctacaaatcccataattctattttcctccctcccacacatcagccaccccacccattgaaacataaatgagctgcatccattcaaaagacctgtggttttcaatcagggtgcctacagctgttgcattagttgcagattggtctctctcccaccaagcgatcgctccacctaatgaagcagacaggctccctgtcatcagctgactagtgagtcaggtctcggctgaatTGCAACCTGGGAGAAATCCgatacaacagtcattttgtatgctgttaaaaataaatagtggggtgaacaggtacagacactatattatgaactacactaactttacagcccctgtagcatagtcaaataaaaatttcctggaatacccctttaataagtaaaTCCTCCCATATTCTAGGCCTACTCCCTCTTCCCTTCATCCCACCCCTGCTGAAAATCAATATAGAAATATTGACTAGTATAAAAAAACACTGTGCCCATTGTGTATTTCTAAATATTTAagaatttttttccaaaagtaaaattagTTCACACAGATTTATTATTGTGGTTgttatagttattattattatttatttattttatcatcattattattattattatatttaagtGTTCCTTCTGAAAATAGTTTTTTGTTGGGTCAGAGCAACTTTACTGTAAGatgtttaaaataaaagatttatatttaaataaaaaattaacactACAGGAGCATCCAAGTTCGTCTGGGAGAGCATAACATTGCCCAAAATGAAGGTACTGAGCAATTTATTAACTCCGCCAAAGTCATCAGACATGGAAGCTACAGCTCCAGAACCCTGGACAATGACATCATGTTGATCAAGCTGGCCACTCCCGCTGCAATCAACTCCTACGTCAAGCCTGTTGGTCTGCCCACCGGTTGTTTACCTGCTGGCACCAGCTGTCTGATCTCCGGATGGGGCAACACCCTCAGCAGTGGAAGTAAgtcatcaatatataatttaatttttttttttttacgaaataTTTGCAATGATGAGTTATTACTGTGTAGAAACCATACTGTCACAGGGAGCACCATGctttaattaataatttttttttagtgttttttttttttttactttatttaatttattatctttaaggggtactttactggaaaacttatttttttttattttttttaaataaactggtgccagaaagttaaacagatttgtaaattactcctatttaaagatcttaattcttccagtatttatcagctgctatatgctccacaggaagttcttttctttttgaatttcttttctgtttgaccacagtgctctctgctgacacctctgtccatttcaggaactgtctagagaaggAAAGgtatgctatgaggatttgcttgtactccgggcagttcctgaaatggacagaggtgtcagcagagagcactgtggtcagacagaaaggaaattcacaaagaaaataacttcctgttaagcatacagcagctgataagtactggaaggattaagatttttaaatagaagtaatttacaaatctgtttaactttctggcaccagtttattaaaaaaataataataatgttttccagtggagtatccctttaattataCACAAACCATTACATTTGGAAGAATAATAAATAGATTTATAAAAACTAACAAAAgttagttaaaaaaatgtgtcacCAATCTTTGCAGTtatgtgtatatagtatgtatatatatgtatatatgcagtTATATATCTTATGATTTCCGGAGCAGAGAAGGACACAGCAGACTCAGaatattttttatgacatttatgCCCCTTTAACctattcttcatcctttttttgtCCCTCTTACTACTTCTACTTTTGCGCGAAATGTATCACACTTTTACCCAAACCAGGAATAGAAAAGGAAAGGGAGGGAAAAGAAAGAAGGAActcaaaaaacaacaaagaaaaaaaaaaagaaaaaaaactttagggTAGGGACACACATAGCGAAATCGGCTGCTGAAACACAGGGCTACCCGCTGCAGtcttgtgtgcccccccccccacaaggtttgAAGGCAGGCCCAGTGTGCCCACGTGACTGTGACAGACAGgtccgcctccaaacctcactgccccCACAGGGCTGTCGCGGATAGCTCTGTGTATCTGTTCATAGAAGAATGTGCAGTgtatacgctatgtgtgaccctgaCATTATTAGTTACCTGTAAGAGAACAAATGCAAAGGCTGTGAAGATTTATgttatttaaagtttttttccctttctATAGACTACAGTTAATATTTTTGGGTCTAATAACATACAGCATGCTAATAACAATGTATTTGCAGCCAACATGCCTTCCCAGCTGCAGTGCCTGGACGCCCCCATCCTGACCACTGCCCAGTGTACCAATGCCTACCCCGGAGAGATCACCGGCAACATGATCTGTGTTGGATACCTGGAAGGTGGCAAGGATTCCTGCCAGGTAAGATGTTACTTTAACACATTGTGAGGAATCAGTAGTAGGAATCTATAGCAGATAGCCTGGTTACTTTTACATGTTAACATCCACAATATATACAGCCTCAAAACCCAGACTTAGAGGTTCTACAGAGCAAACTTACATAGTTACGTAGTATGgctaaaaaaagacatatgtccatcaagttcaaccaaggtccATTAAGCTCAACCAAGTTCAACTTAGATCATTATAGGGTTAtacgggtaggggataagatgtctgatttttGGAGGTCCTGCCGactgaccccagcgatctccatgctgcacctggcgttcgtttagagcatcgggttccGCGTtgtaggctcgtgacatcatggccacgtcccctcaatgcaattctatgggagggggcgtgacgtccgtcacgccccctcccatagaattgcattgaggggatgtggccatgatgtcacgagcagggcgtgaccatgatatcacgagcctctgcccagatcacacatcttttcccctattctttggataggggataagatgtttagggggtgGTGTACCCATTTAAATAGTGACCTATGGTCTATCCACTTGACCTCTGCTATTGTAAAGCTTGTTAGGACTGCATGAAACCATAGTACGTCTTCTTGTAATGTTGTTGGTATGGTAAGCCTTACTCTCAAGCCTTGATATATAACAATGTTTTTCCTCTTTTCAGGGTGACTCCGGTGGACCCGTGGTCTGCAATGGACAGCTCCAGGGTGTTGTCTCCTGGGGATATGGCTGTGCCCTCAGGAACTATCCTGGTGTCTACACCAAGgtctgcaactacaactcctggatCTCCAGCACAGTTGCCGCCAACTAGACCCTTCATAAATCTATGCTCTAGGCACATGTAGCCAATTACATTAATAAACGTGCAATTGCCTTTAAGAAATTGTATTTCACTTATTCTGCAAAAACTATTTAAATAATGGTGGACAGTGGTCTCGATTCAGCAAACTTTGCATTAAGCAGTAGTACAACTGAATATAAGAAATTATGTACtgtatcttatcagagaaaaatgcCACTTTTTCAACTTATCTAGGCGTTATCCTGACCCCTTAGCCTCCAAAACTCACCATTAATTCTGAAGAACAGCTTCAATCTGTCCTGAAAGCCAAGATGGACCATCATCATCTTGAGGGATCAGTTATATGCTGCCCATAGATGTCTATggaaagaaaagggggggggggagggagaggagggggttgTGACTGAAAAGATTCAgagagggacaaaaaaaaaaaaaaaaactatatatgttTCCAGTGAGTACTAGATTTCACCTCAGGGCTTGGTTTACAGCTCATTCTGCTCAATACTGTTCTATACTGTTCTTCATGCTGCTTCTAAGGGTGTGTCATAGAGGTATAGGTGACCAGAAGCCATTCTTCTGTGTATATtcagtacaggatatatcagagaCATTGGGCTCCATCTGCTAGCTAAGGCCCATAGAGGGCAAAACTGGTAAAAAAtgctatatacacattatatacagtgatccctcaacttacaatggcctcaacatacaatgtacagacagtccagaactgcaaaacatgtcaatacctggaagatctgaccaatcagaatggacatttcactggtaaaacacctgtattactgaagtgtatgcactgactggctgttttgtagcgccccctacagtacagggaggtattacaccaggtgggggcagctccattttcttttttttaggacattgcgtgttctgtacaggaccctgaagaagctcctgtcctctacatagacagtgattacagctcccagcagatctttcttaaatttatatggaaggacttgttttatctatattagttatgtacttatttttctttaatcctcactttttcctatttttggatgacattttggtggtttcagaaccaattaccaggtttccatagagttatggtttcaacatacaatggttgtcccggAACCAACTAATATtgaaacttgagggaccactgtaatgtccAATAATAGGGCTGCACCTCATGTACACAGATGACAATTTATTctaaaaagttatttaaaaagTGACATGTTCACTTTAAGAGGAAACAACGAATGAAGGTTATCATAAAGCAGTAAGGATAATGCCTAAAAGATGCACATAGCTATTCACAGAATCATACGTCAAAGGCAGAAACCATGTGTTATCTTTGTGTGGAATTAGTCATTTTGGTAGTCATagataaaaggagatccaagaaagggagatgaatcgcgctgccaTAAGAAATATATATGGGTAAATTTATTGtacacaaaggatccacgcaaAGCGTTTCAAAGCAGTtccggctttgaaacgcgttgcgtggatcctttgtgtacaataaatttacccatatatacttcttgtggcagTGCGATTCATCTCCatttcttggatctccttttatctACATTTGCGCCTGGGGGGGCACCCTGTTCTCTTTTGCATTTTGGTAGTCATGGAAGGGTAAATATATAGCATCAGTGTGTTCTGGTGAAAGACCGcgtacggcgcctcgtgtattacccaatgGTATGGTGGCTATATAGTAGTCAGGAAATAGCGCATATCACCTCAATGCTGAGGTCTAATGATGTggctatctcccataagtgagtccaccccttacattatatacagtatctcccataagtgagtccacccctcactatataaacattatctcccataagtgagtccaccccttacattatatacagtatctcccataagtgagtccacccctcacattatatatacagtatctcccataagtgagtccacccctcactatataaacagtatataccataagtgagtccacccctcacattatatacagtatctcccataagtgactccacccctcacattatatacagtatctcctataagagagtccacccctcacattatatatacagtatctcctataagagagtccacccctcacattatatatacagtatctcccataagtgagtccacccctcacattatatatacagtatctcccataagtgactccacccctcacattatatacagtatctcccataagtgactccacctctcacattatatacagtatctcccataagtgagtccacccctcacattatatatacagtatatcccataagtgactccacccctcacattatatacagtatatcccataagtgagtccacccctcacattatatatacagtatatcccataagagagtccacccctcacattatatatacagtatctccaaaagtgagtccactcctcacattatacagtggggatcaaaagtttgggcaccccaggtaaaaatttgtattaatgtgcataaagaagtcaaggaaagatggaaaaatctccaaaaggcatcaaattacagattagacattcttataatatgtcaacaaaagttagattttatttcaatcatttacactttcaaaatagcagaaaacaaaaaaaa encodes:
- the LOC130282415 gene encoding trypsin-like; this translates as MKFLVVAVLLGVAAAFDDDDKIVGGYTCAKNSIPYQASLNSGYHFCGGTLINNLWVVSAAHCYKSSIQVRLGEHNIAQNEGTEQFINSAKVIRHGSYSSRTLDNDIMLIKLATPAAINSYVKPVGLPTGCLPAGTSCLISGWGNTLSSGTNMPSQLQCLDAPILTTAQCTNAYPGEITGNMICVGYLEGGKDSCQGDSGGPVVCNGQLQGVVSWGYGCALRNYPGVYTKVCNYNSWISSTVAAN